Proteins encoded within one genomic window of Arachis ipaensis cultivar K30076 chromosome B08, Araip1.1, whole genome shotgun sequence:
- the LOC107611000 gene encoding uncharacterized protein LOC107611000: protein MFDKLLKDADEELYPGCKKFSKPSFLLQLYYLKQLFKWRNESFNALLGLLKEVLPDGEKLPSSYYNTKKMVKGLCLKYEMIHACPNDYMHFRNELANKNINECSHHDERNKDGTLRHLTDSEAWKSFDNSHEKFSKYPRNIRLGLAADGFNPYSKMQSKHSTWPVILMPYNLPPWLCMKQELFILSLLIPGPIVPGNNIDVFLQPLIEELKELWDVGVKTYDAFDKKTFNMKAAIMWTINDFPAYGNLSGWCTYGEFACPSCNINTYSIRLKKSQKYCYMDHRRFLKSNHKYQNDARSFDGTKESRVAPGPISGSSVLNQTRGINFFLGPGKKSKDNLKARLDLKEMNIRPSLWPQQQANGKTFLPPSYFSMSSAEKKLFYEVLENVKLPHGYASNVSHCIRKQKISELKSHDCHVIMQELLPLAL from the exons ATGTTTGACAAGTTACTAAAAGATGCAGATGAAGAATTATATCCTGGATGCAAGAAATTCAGCAAGCCTTCTTTTCTATTGCAACTTTACTATCTAAAGCAATTATTCAAATGGAGAAACGAGTCTTTTAATGCGTTGCTAGGATTATTAAAGGAAGTATTACCCGATGGTGAGAAGTTACCTAGTTCTTATTATAATACTAAAAAGATGGTTAAGGGATTGTGCTTGAAGTATGAAATGATCCATGCTTGTCCCAACGATTATATGCATTTTAGGAATGAATTGGCTAATAAGAACATCAACGAATGCTCA CATCATGATGAACGCAATAAAGATGGGACTTTGCGACATCTTACAGATTCTGAAGCGTGGAAAAGTTTTGACAATTCTCATGAGAAATTTTCTAAATATCCTCGTAATATTCGTTTAGGATTAGCTGCTGATGGATTTAATCCATATAGTAAAATGCAAAGTAAACATAGCACATGGCCAGTGATTTTAATGCCATATAACCTTCCACCATGGTTGTGCATGAAGCAAGAGCTTTTTATTTTGTCGTTACTCATTCCTGGACCAATAGTGCCTGGAAATAATATTGATGTTTTCTTGCAACCTTTGATAGAAGAGTTAAAGGAATTATGGGATGTTGGGGTGAAAACCTATGATGCCTTTGATAAAAAGACATTTAATATGAAAGCAGCAATCATGTGGACAATAAATGATTTTCCAGCATATGGTAACTTATCTGGTTGGTGCACTTATGGTGAATTTGCTTGCCCTTCTTGCAATATAAACACTTATTCTATAAGGCTCAAAAAAAGTCAAAAGTATTGCTACATGGATCATCGACGCTTCTTGAAGTCTAATCATAAATATCAAAATGATGCAAGATCTTTCGATGGGACTAAAGAATCAAGAGTTGCGCCTGGCCCAATATCAGGGTCATCAGTTTTGAATCAAACTAGAGGCATAAATTTTTTCCTTG GTCCGGGTAAAAAGTCGAAAGATAACTTGAAGGCTCGGTTGGACTTGAAAGAGATGAATATAAGACCTAGCTTATGGCCTCAACAGCAAGCTAATGGAAAGACATTTCTCCCTCCTTCTTATTTCTCAATGTCTTCTGCTGAAAAGAAGTTGTTTTATGAAGTACTAGAAAATGTTAAGCTTCCACATGGCTATGCATCTAATGTTTCTCATTGCATTCGAAAACAAAAAATATCAGAGCTAAAATCTCATGATTGCCATGTTATAATGCAAGAACTTCTTCCACTTGCTTTATGA